In Melopsittacus undulatus isolate bMelUnd1 chromosome 6, bMelUnd1.mat.Z, whole genome shotgun sequence, the following proteins share a genomic window:
- the LOC117436257 gene encoding atherin, giving the protein MRYWGGLSRRADRAPGTTAHPPAASCDRRAGRGTPASGRRGSSSSSPSAALLPWPGRGPPPPPSPPRHSPRSERGRTGRVPRGFLPAAARRGPRARRAQHRARGPPRARGPAAAGKGPGGPVPPPPPRPVSALYLETSARRILLGTSPRASPTGSPAGRRAGAAAARRRKRRRGGLSLPRAGAAAPLRCSGPGSAGSNCSSLRPRWGSTSLALHPGKGGGHTPPDATA; this is encoded by the coding sequence ATGCGTTACTGGGGCGGGCTGTCACGGCGTGCCGACCGGGCCCCCGGCACTACCGCACATCCTCCGGCTGCTTCCTGCGACAGGCGGGCGGGCCGCGGCACTCCCGCTAGCGGGCGGCGgggctcctcctcttcctccccgtCCGCAGCCCTCCTCCCGTGGCCGGGACGCgggcctcctcctcctccttctcctccccgcCACAGCCCCCGCTCTGAGCGTGGCAGGACCGGCCGAGTGCCCCGCGGCTTCCTGCCGGCCGCGGCGCGGCGCGGGCCCCGGGCGCGGAGGGCGCAACACCGGGCCCGTGGCCCGCCCCGCGCGAGGGGCCCCGCGGCGGCCGGGAAAGGCCCAGGCGGCCCCgtccccccacctcccccccgCCCTGTCTCCGCGCTCTACCTGGAGACCAGCGCCAGGCGCATCCTGCTCGGAACTAGCCCGCGGGCAAGCCCCACGGGCAGCCCCGCCGGACGGAGGGCCGGCGCGGCTGCggcgaggaggaggaagaggaggcgAGGAGGCCTTTCCCTTCCACGGGCGGGCGCGGCGGCCCCGCTGCGCTGCAGCGGCCCGGGGAGCGCGGGCTCCAACTGCAGCTCCCTTCGCCCAAGATGGGGCTCAACTTCTCTTGCGCTGCACCCTGGGAAGGGGGGCGGCCACACCCCCCCAGACGCTACAGCGTGA